In the Acidobacteriota bacterium genome, GGCGGAAAGTAGACGGCAGCCAAGGCCTGCAGATCAGCCGGCTTGGCTTCGCGCACAGCATTGATATAGGCCCGCTCGAAGCGGGTGGCTTGGCCGGCCAGAATATTGCGGGCCAGCTCAAGAGTGTAGTCGGCGCCCTGCTGCTGGAGGCGGTGGAAGTCGGTAATGGTGGAAACCAGCGCGTAGTTCCAGGTCAGCGGACGGATGACGGCATTGCGCAGTCCGGCCAGGCGGGCCACAATCTGTCTCTGGGCCGCCTCGGCGTCGGCGGGATCGGTTTCGGCGAGGGCGAAGAGCGCGCCTTTGCGCTGTGCCGCCTCGTGCAGCATGCGCACCGAGACGCTTTCCTGCTCCTCTTCCTGCAACAGCACCTGCAGGCGTCCGCCCACGCCCTGCAACAGGTTCTGCAGGATGTCCACCATCCACTCCTCGCGGGTCCCCTTGGCGGGTCCCGTGTAGCCCACGATGATCTGTCCTTCCCGAACCACCGTCACCACTTCTTCCCCGGCGCTCTCGGGACGCCTGGACTCGCTCTCGTACCCGTACTCGTCGATCTGGCGGCGTCCCAGCGAGACCGACTCCAGGCGGGAGTTGCTGAGGCGCGAGATGAAGGGACGAACGAAAGTGGTGCCGTTGAAATCGCCGCGCACCAGGATCCAGGGATGGCGCCGGTCGATCTTTTCCTCCTTCCAGGCCCGCACCTGCTCCATCCCCAGCGAGGCCACGGAGGCCGAGGTCCCATAGCGGCTCTTGCCGTAGGGCTGATTGAGGAAGAGCTGGCGCCGCGTCCATTGCAGGTCGCTCTCCAGTTCTCCTTGACCCTCCAGTTGGCGGGCCAGCAGGCGCCTTTTCTCGCTCTCGACTTTGTCGTCGGCCAGCTCAGCCTCGCGCAACCATTCCAGCAAGGTGCCGAAGAACTCGCTTCGGTAGGCAGAGAGCAGGGTGGCGCGATAGCCGAAGAAGTCGGTCTCGTTGACCACCTCGATGTCGGCGCCCATGGCTTCAAGGCGTTGCAGCGGCAACTGGGGAGACTCTTCGTCGCCTCCCCGCAGGAGCGCCCGCAGCAGCAGTTCGGTCACTCCCGAGGCCTGCTCGGCCTCGTCCACCCGTCCGCCGGTAAAGAACAGGCCCAGATCAACCAGAGGCAGATCATGCTGTTCTTGCAGGAAAATCTCCGGACCGCGCAGGACCGAAGTGCGCTTCATGTCGCTGCGGTCGTAGCTGGGAGTGAAGGGGAAGTCCACTGTCAACCCCTCCGCGCTGGCCTCCGTTTCGGGGACGTTCATGATTTCGGTCTGCTTAGCCAGGGAGCTCTTAACCAGCACCTCCATAGTCTGAGCGAAAGAGGCGCTGTCAAAGGTGCGCTCTTCCGCCGAGTTGGGGAAGTGCTCCAGCAGAGCCAGCCGTGAGACGTCAAGATAGCGCCGGGCCGCCTGGCGCAGGTCGGCGGCGGAAATGGCGGCCACCTTGGAGGGGAAGGCGTCGCGGGCCTTGTAGTCCCCCGCCGCCTCGGCCCGCGTCAAGGCTTCCGCCCGGCCCTGCAGCGACTGCAGGCGCTGATGGAGGGAGCGCACCAGTTGGGCTTTGGCCCGCTGCAGCAGGAGCGGGGTGAGAGGATTGGTGCGCAGGACCTCCATCTGGGTCAGCAAGGAAGCTTCCGCTGCATCGATATGCTGCGGGTCAGCAGCTACTTGAAAAGAAAGCAAGCCGCCGCGGGCCAGAGCCAGGCTGGAGATTCGGGCCGACAAGGCCTGCCCGCTCTCCTCCAGGTAGCGTCCCATCAGCGACCCACGGCCCATTCCCAGAGCGCTCTTGAGCAACTCGACCTTGAGGTGATCGGAATGGGCCCACCCCACCGTGGGCAGGCCCGCCAAAACGAGGTGCCCGCCGTCTCCCTGGCGAATATGGCGAAAAGCCAGTCCCGAAGCCGCCGCCACCTGGCCGATGGAAGGCGCGCTGGTGATTCGCACAGGGGTCCCCGAGCCCTTGCGGGGAGCATGCTCGTCGACCAGCGTTTTGAGAACGTTCTCGGCGAACACGGATCCTGTAATGCAGAGGATGACGCGCTCGGGCAAGTGGGTCTTTTCGAAGACCGTCTTGACCGCCGCCGCGAGATCTCCCGCCGCCAAGGCTTCGACTTCTGCCCGCCCCCAGGCGGGCCAGTTCTTGGAGAGGGCTCCCATTTCCAGCAGTTTCGCGCGGGCTCCTGCCAGCGGCTGGCTTTCCCTCAAGCGGGCCGACTCGCGCATTTCGCTCAGGACGCCGTTGAGTTCCCCGGACTGGCCGGAAGGGGCGGTCCAGAAGTCGGCATGAGCCTCGAGGGCGCGGGGCAAGGACCGTCCCGGCGCCAGCAGGACGTAAAAATTCCGGTCGGCATCGCTGGAGAAGAAGACTTTGGCGCC is a window encoding:
- a CDS encoding insulinase family protein yields the protein MSASPLYRPGSTALRLLLGALLFLSATLTLAAQTRIISGPPHFRAFQEYESDGHFTRAVLRNGMTLLIEEHHVYPVAAITAYVDNSGLNATELAAAEVLGRLWQRRLAESQAAYERGAKVFFSSDADRNFYVLLAPGRSLPRALEAHADFWTAPSGQSGELNGVLSEMRESARLRESQPLAGARAKLLEMGALSKNWPAWGRAEVEALAAGDLAAAVKTVFEKTHLPERVILCITGSVFAENVLKTLVDEHAPRKGSGTPVRITSAPSIGQVAAASGLAFRHIRQGDGGHLVLAGLPTVGWAHSDHLKVELLKSALGMGRGSLMGRYLEESGQALSARISSLALARGGLLSFQVAADPQHIDAAEASLLTQMEVLRTNPLTPLLLQRAKAQLVRSLHQRLQSLQGRAEALTRAEAAGDYKARDAFPSKVAAISAADLRQAARRYLDVSRLALLEHFPNSAEERTFDSASFAQTMEVLVKSSLAKQTEIMNVPETEASAEGLTVDFPFTPSYDRSDMKRTSVLRGPEIFLQEQHDLPLVDLGLFFTGGRVDEAEQASGVTELLLRALLRGGDEESPQLPLQRLEAMGADIEVVNETDFFGYRATLLSAYRSEFFGTLLEWLREAELADDKVESEKRRLLARQLEGQGELESDLQWTRRQLFLNQPYGKSRYGTSASVASLGMEQVRAWKEEKIDRRHPWILVRGDFNGTTFVRPFISRLSNSRLESVSLGRRQIDEYGYESESRRPESAGEEVVTVVREGQIIVGYTGPAKGTREEWMVDILQNLLQGVGGRLQVLLQEEEQESVSVRMLHEAAQRKGALFALAETDPADAEAAQRQIVARLAGLRNAVIRPLTWNYALVSTITDFHRLQQQGADYTLELARNILAGQATRFERAYINAVREAKPADLQALAAVYFPPPEEEEEDDSEDGDTSPR